One region of Dysidea avara chromosome 1, odDysAvar1.4, whole genome shotgun sequence genomic DNA includes:
- the LOC136256917 gene encoding uncharacterized protein isoform X2, with protein sequence MHGQNILHLATMCDSSVTLHWIIRNKLISVDSTDKNGDSILHIAAKHDKPVLVDWILDNKFPIDLTNKNGDAAYDTARKHQKHTIAELLATYGYLFIKDCRQHTVLSPLKEIVRKGNIVVCKGRSGWFLMDSTTTRISCKADDIIRIPSVLLPLLIPVKPTMRLELLIKKLSLLDQISALQVGDEVYVKLDHCSIPLKAVIKFRGILPSMKGEYFGVQLLEETHHGECDGKYQSAQLFSCPPNSGLFISADKLIVLNFDSKLIAEYHKQCASGKAASRFYKVTFVGAEGAGKTSTVRTMLGKPFDPNEPSTIGTSLTFRALVNYFLSWLEPNSEEKVPEIIKLDKSVAIDWKEATATELKTLLDKEYTRELYEKLQSLIQPVIDQPNNLLTDDVRDLPDTAPTSSISSNGGSNNQYSTIASADCKENGSSSPSQVTPDFPNEDDGVKGTVKVVYGNKAEKLSAKAAISDFAGQLRFFSFQLLFLKKHDVIVLTINASVKLDDPIVPREELQYTRERKTAAGMMTTLEAVHFWLQSISARFGMSVVPIGCMSRRSPTVIICCTHAEKLSVAKQQSVVDIIRESLFDKPYAEHLPDKNEEAFHLISNKNRKKFKYAIARLQLVVLKAATPALEEKRPISYLKLEELIGDEVEEGANLIDTTVFTHLANQSGIVGDKDSDAITAALEYCSQRGVLLHFPDVPDISSLVFISPQWLSDLFATVVNVHDSVPKGFSLQHAWKRYSTHAILEEDFFDYVLEKGSYLDHKTTVIAIMKKFDLLTEVPSKTSFLGETQHSESRKRLFIVPSLLICDPKSSSYELNEKDQVLLYSFPDQYLPESVLNQLLVRFISWSVEKEFGIHNIQYGFGQFALGKFQVYRLVYNQKFSQLKLIVSQLESCWQEKKLQHSILESFQELLLQLENSLQELMDFYLPSATKPVVFVSCPYCPLNDPPHVPYSKDEMYLYCCKRNPVVEIPKARYIPCGIDSKGLCSQVVTCDVTDHEQMHFNSDAEELSISDMKLINDIIVPKVSAYWHVVLVYLEYDVAFKKELEKKHKGDP encoded by the exons AATGGTGACAGCATTCTACACATAgcagctaaacatgataaaccaGTTCTTGTTGATTGGATATTAGACAATAAATTTCCTATTGATCTAACCAACAAA AATGGTGACGCGGCATATGACACTGCAAGAAAACATCAGAAGCACACTATAGCAGAATTACTTGCTACCTAT GGTTATTTGTTCATAAAAGACTGTCGCCAGCACACTGTATTGTCACCTTTGAAAGAAATTGTTAGAAAAGGCAACATTGTTGTTTGTAAGGGAAGATCAGGTTGGTTTTTGATGGATAGTACTACCACCAGAATCTCCTGCAAGGCTGATGATATAATCAGAATTCCATCAGTACTTCTACCCCTACTAATACCAGTTAAACCAACTATGAGACTTGAATTACTCATTAAAAAGTTAAGCCTACTGGACCAAATTTCAGCTCTACAAGTTGGTGATGAAGTATACGTCAAGTTGGATCACTGTTCTATTCCACTGAAAGCTGTTATCAAGTTCAGAGGTATACTTCCTTCCATGAAAGGAGAATATTTTGGAGTTCAACTGTtg GAAGAAACACATCATGGTGAATGTGATGGAAAGTACCAAAGCGCGCAACTCTTTTCTTGTCCTCCTAACAGTGGTTTGTTTATATCTGCTGACAAACTAATTGTACTAAACTTTGACAGTAAGTTGATAGCAGAGTACCACAAACAATGTGCTTCAGGAAAAGCAGCTTCGCGTTTTTACAAAGTTACCTTTGTTGGTGCTGAAGGTGCTGGCAAGACCAGCACTGTACGTACTATGTTAGGAAAGCCTTTTGATCCAAATGAGCCATCAACCATTGGAACATCATTGACTTTCCGTGCCTTGGTAAATTACTTTCTTAGCTGGCTTGAGCCCAATAGTGAGGAAAAAGTACCAGAAATAATAAAACTGGACAAATCTGTTGCGATAGATTGGAAAGAAGCAACTGCGACAGAACTTAAAACTTTGCTGGATAAAGAATATACTAGAGAACTCTATGAGAAACTGCAAAGTCTTATACAACCAGTGATTGATCAGCCAAATAATTTACTCACTGATGATGTAAGAGATCTACCAGACACTGCACCCACATCATCCATAAGCAGCAATGGAGGAAGCAATAATCAATATTCAACAATAGCATCTGCAGATTGTAAAGAAAATGGTTCCTCTAGTCCTTCACAGGTTACACCAGACTTTCCAAATGAGGATGATGGTGTTAAAGGGACTGTAAAGGTTGTCTATGGCAACAAAGCTGAGAAACTGTCAGCTAAAGCTGCTATATCTGATTTTGCAGGTCAGTTGAGATTTTTTAGTTTTCAGCTTTTATTTCTAAAGAAACATGATGTAATAGTTTTAACTATTAATGCTTCAGTGAAGTTGGATGATCCCATAGTACCTCGTGAAGAACTTCAATATACTAGGGAAAGAAAAACAGCAGCAGGGATGATGACAACACTTGAAGCTGTCCACTTTTGGCTGCAGTCAATTAGTGCACGTTTTGGAATGTCTGTTGTTCCCATTGGGTGTATGTCTCGACGTTCACCCACTGTTATTATTTGCTGTACTCATGCTGAAAAGTTATCCGTTGCCAAACAACAAAGTGTTGTAGATATTATTCGTGAGTCACTGTTTGACAAGCCATATGCTGAGCATTTACCTGATAAAAATGAAGAAGCTTTTCATTTAATCAGCAACAAAAATCGTAAAAAGTTTAAATATGCTATTGCAAGGTTGCAGCTTGTGGTACTAAAAGCAGCTACACCAGCTCTTGAAGAGAAACGTCCCATAAGCTACTTGAAACTAGAAGAATTAATTGGGGATGAAGTAGAAGAAGGAGCTAATTTGATAGACACTACAGTGTTTACACATTTAGCCAATCAATCTGGAATTGTTGGTGATAAGGACAGTGATGCTATTACAGCAGCACTTGAATATTGTTCTCAACGTGGTGTTCTCTTGCATTTCCCAGATGTTCCTGATATCTCTAGTTTAGTTTTTATTTCTCCCCAGTGGTTATCGGATTTGTTTGCTACAGTTGTTAATGTGCATGACTCAGTTCCTAAAGGTTTTTCACTTCAACACGCTTGGAAGAGGTACAGCACTCATGCTATACTAGAGGAAGATTTCTTTGACTATGTTTTAGAAAAAGGTAGTTACCTAGATCATAAAACCACCGTCATTGCCATAATGAAGAAATTCGATCTTTTAACGGAAGTGCCAAGCAAGACAAGCTTTTTAGGGGAAACTCAACATTCTGAATCAAGGAAAAGGTTATTTATTGTTCCTTCTCTACTTATTTGTGATCCCAAAAGTTCCTCGTATGAACTAAATGAAAAAGATCAAGTACTCCTGTACTCATTTCCTGACCAGTACCTTCCAGAGAGTGTACTGAACCAACTGCTAGTCAGGTTTATATCATGGTCAGTTGAAAAAGAATTTGGTATTCACAA CATTCAATATGGTTTTGGTCAGTTTGCTTTGGGAAAATTTCAAGTTTACCGTCTTGTCTATAATCAAAAATTCTCTCAGCTAAAACTAATTGTCAGTCAGTTGGAGTCATGTTGGCAGGAAAAGAAACTGCAACACTCAATTTTGGAAAGCTTCCAAGAATTGCTCCTACAGTTAGAAAATAGTCTGCAAGAATTAATGGACTTTTATCTACCATCAGCTACTAAACCCGTGGTATTTGTTTCCTGTCCGTACTGCCCACTCAATGATCCTCCTCATGTTCCATATAGTAAAGATGAAATGTATTTATATTGCTGTAAAAGGAATCCTGTTGTTGAGATACCCAAGGCTAGGTACATTCCTTGTGGAATAGACTCAAAAG GATTATGCTCCCAGGTAGTAACATGCGATGTCACTGATCATGAACAAATGCATTTTAATTCAGATG CTGAAGAGTTGTCTATTTCTGATATGAAACTGATCAATGATATAATTGTACCAAAAGTATCAGCTTACTGGCATGTGGTACTGGTTTACTTAGAATATGATGTTGCTTTTAAGAAGGAATTGGAGAAGAAACACAAGGGTGATCCCTGA